The following are encoded together in the Daphnia magna isolate NIES linkage group LG8, ASM2063170v1.1, whole genome shotgun sequence genome:
- the LOC116935904 gene encoding uncharacterized protein LOC116935904 — protein MVTAFPIEPMHTMYACCFGRLLKGIVSVQKEGKISKNLLSLIDSRLRLFKKCKPFEFDRYLRSLKNCVNKYKHHELRDLLMYFLFPVFSGILSEKQFNNLMLLQYAMLLMGGFSPNPVPKEDALRASCVLKFFVQQLIDFGYPIRPTTHTVIHLPEDVIHFDCGIESLSAFPYENFYRFFRNILSSGNKPLEQIRNRLVERSKYLLPTSSDGMIINSSQQLLLGKEQEMNSSNKVVLSFKNGKGPDKEKKITFRDFVLSNKFPNNVALMKNGNVVVCSDIIENPPESKVLLIIGSKFSLKEDAFHYPYPSSTYGTHIVSKLENRIGEWNLNCLQGKMYALPHKLSDYNDLPDIRTSTCKWFVTPIRHTLPM, from the coding sequence ATGGTTACTGCATTCCCCATTGAACCGATGCATACAATGTATGCATGTTGTTTTGGCAGATTACTAAAGGGAATAGTATCAGTTCAAAAGGAGGGTAAAATAAGCAAAAATCTTTTGTCTTTAATAGATTCGAGACTGCGACTTTTCAAAAAGTGCAAGCCATTTGAGTTTGACAGATACCTTCGATCACTTAAAAATTGCGTAAACAAGTATAAGCATCATGAATTAAGAGATTTGTTGATgtactttctttttccagtaTTTAGTGGCATTTTGAGtgaaaaacaatttaacaACTTAATGTTGCTTCAATATGCGATGCTCTTAATGGGAGGTTTTAGCCCAAACCCGGTACCAAAAGAGGATGCCTTGCGAGCATcgtgtgttttgaaattttttgttcaGCAACTTATCGATTTTGGCTATCCAATCAGGCCGACTACACACACAGTTATTCATCTTCCGGAAGACGTTATTCATTTTGATTGTGGAATTGAATCTTTGAGTGCTTTCCCTTACGAAAATTTCTACAGATTCTTTAGAAACATTCTTTCTTCGGGAAATAAACCTTTAGAGCAGATAAGAAACAGATTAGTAGAAAGATCGAAGTATCTTTTGCCCACTTCTTCGGATGGGATGATCATTAATTCATCACAACAGCTTTTGTTGGGAAAAGAGCAAGAAATGAATTCTAGTAACAAGGTCGTTTTAAgtttcaaaaatggaaaagggcccgataaggagaaaaaaatcacGTTCCGCGATTTCGTTTTATCAAACAAATTCCCTAACAATGTTGCTCTAATGAAAAACGGAAATGTAGTCGTCTGTTCTGATATCATCGAAAATCCCCCCGAAAGTAAAGTGTTGCTCATCATTGGTTCCAAATTTTCCTTAAAAGAAGATGCGTTCCATTATCCTTATCCCTCATCTACCTATGGAACTCATATTGTTTCTAAACTTGAAAATAGAATAGGTGAATGGAATTTAAATTGCTTACAGGGGAAAATGTACGCATTGCCGCATAAATTAAGTGATTATAATGATTTGCCAGACATTAGAACAAGCACTTGTAAGTGGTTTGTAACTCCTATTCGTCACACACTGCCTATGTAA
- the LOC123466541 gene encoding uncharacterized protein LOC123466541 isoform X1 gives MSELLPFSDVQTNQILLIAGYFKREPKKKAGNVTAEYSRILQRKARKYIDEWLMKGVPPVTFDKLARSAPWIFEKFELTKSVVQENISTQPCQSTSKPTPVPGNTTTLNGYHTSQDTYGQEGGTSHIAELLFSEDDDDDGDDTSHEFEGMPANFLCGGEYLEKTLTIKKILQHFAVSTNQKKSHMTYLLKLLIEYQPLPAYDSLPATGQQLLYIDGRDVVNQRSAQTLTSSQTPSSTEQPTRKKKRKPMPLPPVINLDDEGNCLYVHFGLENALCGDSVGIYFKHADILQYAGIYRTNPEALPFCLRNKIYKMDKKVEVEQAKAFLQGRRLDDTDNAVLISRHVTHFEVDLSADGVQFFDNSEQSECIPICMIVHSVSESTDLSKCKRILLKVRKPVIIGVAHCKTKPDVKKFLAPLIQELVRLDPTNLDDQVTAGRQFTVSIRCIIADWPMRSYLKRIKGHSGYWSCERCIQEGVRCIHHPTVPLKSGEEPKTSIQFLELNAPQELMRIFCHIVKAMKVEITT, from the exons ATGTCCGAGTTGTTACCGTTCAGTGATGTTCAAACTAATCAAATACTGTTGATTGCTGGATACTTTAAACGTGAGCCCAAGAAGAAGGCTGGTAACGTAACAGCGGAATATTCAAGAATCTTACAAAGAAAAGCACGAAAGTACATCGACGAGTGGCTTATGAAAGGTGTCCCACCAGTTACGTTTGATAAATTAGCAAGATCAGCACCATGGATTTTTGAAAAGTTTGAGTTGACGAAGTCTGTAGTTCAAGAAAACATATCCACCCAGCCATGTCAATCGACATCAAAGCCAACACCTGTTCCAGGAAACACAACTACACTTAATG GCTACCATACATCGCaggatacttatggacaagAAGGTGGAACGTCACACATTGCTGAACTGTTGTTTAgtgaagatgatgatgatgatggagatGATACGTCACATGAATTTGAAGGAATGCCAGCTAATTTTTTATGTGGTGGAGAGTATTTGGAAAAAACACTGACTATCAAGAAAATTTTACAGCATTTTGCAGTGTCAacgaatcaaaagaaaagtcatATGACATACTTGTTGAAACTGTTGATTGAATATCAGCCTCTTCCAGCCTACGACTCATTGCCAGCTACAGGCCAGCAGTTACTTTATATAGATGGGAGAGATGTAGTGAATCAAAGAAGCGCACAAACCTTGACATCGTCACAAACACCTAGCTCTACTGAACAAccgacgagaaaaaaaaagagaaaaccgaTGCCTTTACCCCCTGTTATAAATTTGGACGACGAGGGCAATTGCCTATACGTGCACTTTGGGCTAGAAAACGCATTATGTGGTGATTCTGTTGGCATCTATTTTAAACACGCGGATATCCTCCAGTATGCTGGCATCTATAGGACAAATCCTGAAGCTTTGCCCTTTTGTTTAAGAAACaag ATTTACAAGATGGATAAGAAAGTTGAAGTGGAGCAGGCCAAAGCATTTCTTCAAGGTCGTCGCTTGGATGACACGGACAACGCAGTTTTGATCTCTcgtcatgtgacacactttgAGGTGGATTTAAGTGCGGATGGAGTTCAGTTTTTCGACAATTCAGAACAGTCTGAATGCATCCCTATCTGTATGATAGTCCATTCAGTGAGTGAGTCTACTGATCTATCCAAGTGCAAGCGTATTTTACTTAAAGTGCGAAAACCTGTTATTATTGGCGTTGCtcattgcaaaacaaaaccagaCGTGAAGAAATTCCTTGCCCCTTTGATTCAAGAATTAGTGCGACTTGATCCGACGAATCTGGATGACCAAGTTACTGCTGGTCGACAATTTACAGTGTCAATTCGGTGCATCATAGCCGATTGGCCTATGCGATCGTATCTTAAACGAATAAAGGGACATTCAGGATATTGGTCCTGCGAACGCTGTATTCAGGAAGGTGTACGATGCATTCATCATCCCACAGTGCCACTGAAATCAGGAGAAGAGCCGAAAACTAGTATTCAATTTTTGGAACTGAACGCCCCCCAAGAACTGATGAGGATTTTTTGTCATATTGTGAAAGCGATGAAAGTAGAGATAACCACATAA
- the LOC123466541 gene encoding uncharacterized protein LOC123466541 isoform X2 — MSELLPFSDVQTNQILLIAGYFKREPKKKAGNVTAEYSRILQRKARKYIDEWLMKGVPPVTFDKLARSAPWIFEKFELTKSVVQENISTQPCQSTSKPTPVPGNTTTLNGYHTSQDTYGQEGGTSHIAELLFSEDDDDDGDDTSHEFEGMPANFLCGGEYLEKTLTIKKILQHFAVSTNQKKSHMTYLLKLLIEYQPLPAYDSLPATGQQLLYIDGRDVVNQRSAQTLTSSQTPSSTEQPTRKKKRKPMPLPPVINLDDEGNCLYVHFGLENALCGDSVGIYRTNPEALPFCLRNKIYKMDKKVEVEQAKAFLQGRRLDDTDNAVLISRHVTHFEVDLSADGVQFFDNSEQSECIPICMIVHSVSESTDLSKCKRILLKVRKPVIIGVAHCKTKPDVKKFLAPLIQELVRLDPTNLDDQVTAGRQFTVSIRCIIADWPMRSYLKRIKGHSGYWSCERCIQEGVRCIHHPTVPLKSGEEPKTSIQFLELNAPQELMRIFCHIVKAMKVEITT; from the exons ATGTCCGAGTTGTTACCGTTCAGTGATGTTCAAACTAATCAAATACTGTTGATTGCTGGATACTTTAAACGTGAGCCCAAGAAGAAGGCTGGTAACGTAACAGCGGAATATTCAAGAATCTTACAAAGAAAAGCACGAAAGTACATCGACGAGTGGCTTATGAAAGGTGTCCCACCAGTTACGTTTGATAAATTAGCAAGATCAGCACCATGGATTTTTGAAAAGTTTGAGTTGACGAAGTCTGTAGTTCAAGAAAACATATCCACCCAGCCATGTCAATCGACATCAAAGCCAACACCTGTTCCAGGAAACACAACTACACTTAATG GCTACCATACATCGCaggatacttatggacaagAAGGTGGAACGTCACACATTGCTGAACTGTTGTTTAgtgaagatgatgatgatgatggagatGATACGTCACATGAATTTGAAGGAATGCCAGCTAATTTTTTATGTGGTGGAGAGTATTTGGAAAAAACACTGACTATCAAGAAAATTTTACAGCATTTTGCAGTGTCAacgaatcaaaagaaaagtcatATGACATACTTGTTGAAACTGTTGATTGAATATCAGCCTCTTCCAGCCTACGACTCATTGCCAGCTACAGGCCAGCAGTTACTTTATATAGATGGGAGAGATGTAGTGAATCAAAGAAGCGCACAAACCTTGACATCGTCACAAACACCTAGCTCTACTGAACAAccgacgagaaaaaaaaagagaaaaccgaTGCCTTTACCCCCTGTTATAAATTTGGACGACGAGGGCAATTGCCTATACGTGCACTTTGGGCTAGAAAACGCATTATGTGGTGATTCTGT TGGCATCTATAGGACAAATCCTGAAGCTTTGCCCTTTTGTTTAAGAAACaag ATTTACAAGATGGATAAGAAAGTTGAAGTGGAGCAGGCCAAAGCATTTCTTCAAGGTCGTCGCTTGGATGACACGGACAACGCAGTTTTGATCTCTcgtcatgtgacacactttgAGGTGGATTTAAGTGCGGATGGAGTTCAGTTTTTCGACAATTCAGAACAGTCTGAATGCATCCCTATCTGTATGATAGTCCATTCAGTGAGTGAGTCTACTGATCTATCCAAGTGCAAGCGTATTTTACTTAAAGTGCGAAAACCTGTTATTATTGGCGTTGCtcattgcaaaacaaaaccagaCGTGAAGAAATTCCTTGCCCCTTTGATTCAAGAATTAGTGCGACTTGATCCGACGAATCTGGATGACCAAGTTACTGCTGGTCGACAATTTACAGTGTCAATTCGGTGCATCATAGCCGATTGGCCTATGCGATCGTATCTTAAACGAATAAAGGGACATTCAGGATATTGGTCCTGCGAACGCTGTATTCAGGAAGGTGTACGATGCATTCATCATCCCACAGTGCCACTGAAATCAGGAGAAGAGCCGAAAACTAGTATTCAATTTTTGGAACTGAACGCCCCCCAAGAACTGATGAGGATTTTTTGTCATATTGTGAAAGCGATGAAAGTAGAGATAACCACATAA